A window of the Candidatus Polarisedimenticolia bacterium genome harbors these coding sequences:
- a CDS encoding cyclic nucleotide-binding domain-containing protein: MVSHPLKDFLVKFKAGEMIYREGEPGAEMFIVQSGSIRLFRDLGTQEQELAVMEKGDFFGEMSVLEGTARTASARALDDCELIEVNSTVFDRMIRGNIEIAVRMLRKLSGRIQEGNRRMEKLLRDGAARSAVAAPESGPGAAPPERAAPLPVAVESPGAGGVSIPEGSLGALVLGEGQQVFPIRGENSLIGRYDPVTGMRPEIDLTAYDTNRSVSRRHAKVTARGGALFVSEEVGALNGTFLNGKRLIPGKAEAIRSGDILALGMVTLRFQGKEEQA, translated from the coding sequence ATGGTCAGTCATCCCCTCAAAGACTTTCTCGTCAAGTTCAAGGCCGGGGAGATGATCTACCGGGAGGGAGAGCCGGGCGCCGAGATGTTCATCGTCCAGTCGGGCTCGATCCGCCTCTTCCGCGATCTCGGGACGCAGGAGCAGGAGCTGGCGGTGATGGAAAAAGGGGATTTCTTCGGCGAAATGTCCGTGCTCGAGGGGACCGCCCGGACGGCGTCGGCCCGGGCCCTCGACGATTGTGAGCTGATCGAAGTCAACAGCACCGTGTTCGATCGCATGATCCGGGGGAACATCGAGATTGCTGTCCGGATGCTGCGCAAGCTCTCCGGAAGGATTCAGGAGGGGAATCGCAGGATGGAGAAGCTTCTCCGGGACGGGGCGGCGCGATCGGCCGTCGCCGCGCCGGAGTCCGGACCGGGCGCGGCGCCGCCTGAGAGGGCGGCGCCCCTGCCCGTCGCGGTCGAGAGCCCCGGGGCCGGCGGTGTCTCCATCCCCGAGGGATCCCTCGGGGCCCTCGTCCTGGGAGAAGGGCAGCAGGTTTTTCCGATTCGCGGCGAGAATTCCCTGATCGGCCGGTACGACCCCGTGACCGGAATGAGGCCGGAGATCGATCTCACCGCCTACGACACGAATCGCTCCGTTTCCCGGCGTCACGCCAAAGTCACGGCGCGGGGCGGAGCGCTCTTCGTCAGCGAGGAGGTGGGAGCGTTGAACGGGACGTTTCTGAACGGCAAGCGGCTCATCCCCGGAAAGGCGGAAGCGATCCGGAGCGGCGACATCCTCGCTCTCGGCATGGTAACTCTGCGATTCCAGGGAAAGGAAGAACAGGCCTGA
- the trpS gene encoding tryptophan--tRNA ligase yields the protein MESVEDKERVLSGFRPSGPLHIGHLVGALQNWVALQDRYRCFYAICDWHALTSEYANTEKIRDYVFQMALDWLAAGLDPERSTLFVQSRVKEHAELHLLLSMIVPLGWLERVPTYKEQQLQVTGRDLTNYGFLGYPVLQAADILCYKAQWVPVGEDQISHLELCREIARRFNTLYGEVFPEPQPRTTPVSRLPGTDGRKMSKSYNNAIYLSDPEPETRKKIMTMVTDPARVRRSDPGNPDVCPVFTLHKAFSTAPTIEKVNLECRRAGIGCIDCKGFLLEHLNPLVAPLRERREALAGRPGRVREILDTGAEKARSVASATLQEVRDAVRI from the coding sequence GTGGAAAGCGTGGAAGACAAGGAGAGAGTGCTGTCGGGGTTTCGGCCCTCCGGACCGCTCCACATCGGGCATCTGGTGGGGGCCCTGCAGAACTGGGTCGCGCTCCAAGATCGGTACCGCTGCTTCTACGCGATCTGTGACTGGCACGCCCTGACGTCGGAGTACGCCAACACCGAGAAAATCCGCGATTACGTGTTCCAGATGGCGCTCGACTGGCTCGCCGCAGGGCTCGACCCCGAGCGGTCCACTCTCTTCGTCCAGTCCCGGGTCAAGGAGCACGCCGAGCTTCACCTCCTCCTGTCGATGATCGTGCCCCTGGGCTGGCTGGAGCGCGTCCCCACCTACAAGGAGCAACAGCTTCAGGTGACCGGCCGCGATCTCACGAATTACGGGTTCCTCGGCTATCCCGTGCTCCAGGCCGCCGACATCCTCTGCTACAAGGCCCAGTGGGTGCCGGTGGGAGAGGATCAGATTTCCCATCTCGAGCTCTGCCGGGAGATCGCCCGGCGGTTCAACACCCTCTATGGGGAGGTCTTTCCCGAGCCGCAGCCGCGGACCACGCCGGTGTCCCGGCTTCCCGGCACGGACGGCCGGAAGATGAGCAAGAGCTACAACAACGCCATCTACCTCTCCGACCCCGAACCGGAGACCCGCAAGAAGATCATGACGATGGTGACCGATCCCGCGAGAGTTCGTCGCTCCGATCCCGGCAATCCCGACGTCTGCCCGGTCTTCACGCTCCACAAGGCGTTCTCGACCGCGCCGACGATCGAGAAGGTGAACCTCGAATGCCGGCGGGCCGGAATCGGATGCATCGATTGCAAGGGTTTCCTGCTGGAGCATCTGAATCCTCTGGTGGCGCCGCTGCGCGAGCGTCGCGAGGCGCTCGCCGGCCGGCCCGGCCGCGTGCGAGAGATCCTCGACACGGGGGCTGAAAAAGCGAGAAGCGTCGCCTCGGCGACCCTCCAGGAAGTGCGTGATGCCGTCCGAATCTGA
- a CDS encoding segregation/condensation protein A: MPSESENLPPRDRETSGAAAPAEASSSEPSVPGAPGESGGYRVRLPEFEGPLDLLLHLIRINEIDVTDIPIVDITRQYNETLDLMRELNLEVAGEYLVMAATLLHIKSRMLLPPDPLAPAESPADPRSELARQIEEYQRYRQAALRLAEAEAEGARVWIRPASLVAAFEGEAAVEADLFSLLTAFKKMLDSWGRKEQELLRRERISLLDRIQWILGRLEAGRRATFTSLFEGAAGRPELIVTFLALLELVRLRVVGAVQSHRFSEIEILLLEEPGNIRLDTERILDA; this comes from the coding sequence ATGCCGTCCGAATCTGAGAACCTTCCCCCGCGCGACCGCGAGACGTCAGGCGCCGCCGCGCCGGCGGAGGCGTCCTCGAGCGAGCCTTCCGTCCCCGGAGCGCCGGGCGAGAGCGGCGGCTACCGCGTGCGCCTTCCAGAATTCGAAGGCCCCCTCGATCTCCTGCTTCACCTGATCCGGATCAACGAAATCGACGTCACCGACATCCCGATCGTCGACATCACGCGGCAATACAACGAGACGCTCGACCTGATGCGCGAGCTGAACCTCGAGGTCGCCGGCGAATACCTGGTGATGGCGGCGACGCTCCTGCACATCAAGTCCCGGATGCTCCTTCCGCCCGACCCCCTGGCGCCGGCGGAATCTCCCGCCGATCCCCGGTCGGAGCTCGCCCGGCAGATCGAAGAGTATCAGCGCTACCGTCAGGCCGCCCTCCGCCTGGCGGAAGCCGAAGCGGAGGGAGCGCGCGTCTGGATCCGGCCGGCTTCGCTGGTCGCCGCGTTCGAGGGGGAGGCGGCCGTGGAAGCCGATCTCTTCTCGCTGCTCACCGCGTTCAAGAAGATGCTGGACTCCTGGGGCCGGAAGGAGCAGGAGCTGCTTCGCCGGGAGCGGATCTCCTTGCTCGATCGGATCCAGTGGATTCTCGGGCGCCTCGAAGCCGGCCGGCGCGCCACTTTTACCTCGCTCTTCGAGGGAGCCGCCGGCCGGCCGGAGCTGATCGTCACCTTCCTCGCGCTCTTGGAGCTGGTCCGCCTGCGGGTCGTCGGCGCCGTTCAGTCTCATCGGTTCTCGGAGATTGAGATCCTCCTCCTGGAGGAGCCCGGCAACATCCGCCTCGATACGGAAAGGATTCTGGATGCCTGA
- the scpB gene encoding SMC-Scp complex subunit ScpB, translating into MPETPVLGPDEIKAVLEALIYVSEEPLKEEEILGIFPAEQSAAVRQALEELVLEYSAVPRGLRIVRVAGGYRMQTRPEHDPWIRSLYRVRNKVRLSRPALETLAIVAYRQPVTTPEIQAIRGSNPMGVLQTLLERRLIRTLGRKKVVGKPILYGTTEEFLVQFGLNALSDLPSLEDFPELAPAAPAALPGEAMMEGMLESGPEVRSEAEASLEDGTLAVDFLPAGGFDSLDAASPGKAGPSEEQDEEE; encoded by the coding sequence ATGCCTGAAACACCGGTCCTGGGACCCGACGAGATCAAGGCGGTCCTGGAGGCCCTGATCTACGTCTCGGAGGAGCCCCTCAAGGAGGAAGAGATCCTGGGGATCTTCCCGGCGGAGCAATCGGCAGCGGTGCGCCAGGCCCTCGAAGAGCTGGTCCTCGAATACTCCGCGGTTCCCCGGGGCTTGCGCATCGTTCGGGTGGCTGGAGGTTACCGGATGCAAACCCGGCCCGAGCACGACCCCTGGATCCGGAGCCTCTACCGGGTCAGGAACAAGGTCCGCCTGTCCCGGCCGGCGCTCGAGACCCTCGCCATCGTCGCCTACCGCCAGCCGGTCACGACCCCCGAGATTCAGGCGATCCGCGGCTCCAATCCGATGGGCGTCCTCCAGACCTTGCTGGAGAGGCGGCTGATCCGGACTTTGGGACGGAAGAAGGTGGTTGGAAAGCCGATCCTGTACGGCACGACTGAGGAATTCCTGGTGCAGTTCGGGCTCAACGCGCTTTCCGATCTCCCGAGTCTCGAGGATTTCCCCGAGTTGGCGCCGGCCGCGCCTGCGGCGCTGCCCGGCGAAGCCATGATGGAAGGGATGCTCGAGAGCGGCCCGGAGGTCCGGTCGGAGGCGGAGGCATCGCTCGAGGACGGAACCCTGGCCGTGGATTTCCTCCCCGCCGGTGGTTTCGATTCCCTCGATGCGGCCTCGCCGGGCAAGGCCGGCCCCTCCGAAGAACAAGATGAAGAGGAGTGA
- a CDS encoding pseudouridine synthase → MKRSEPVQPSGERLQKIIASAGLASRREAEGWIREGRVSLNGRVVRELGTRADPSRDTIRLDGRRLGRPERRIALLLNKPRGFLSTCSDPEKRPTVMSLIAGVRERVYPVGRLDFASEGLLILTNDGELAMAVTHPRNQCRKVYRVKVRGIPSDEALHRIARGVVLEGRKTLPAHVSRVRSESNAWLEVTLTEGRKNQIRKVFEKMGYPVLKLKRIAIGGIGDRGLAPGAWRKLTDAEIRSLKGASR, encoded by the coding sequence ATGAAGAGGAGTGAGCCGGTTCAGCCTTCCGGGGAGCGGCTGCAGAAGATCATCGCTTCGGCCGGCCTGGCCTCCCGCCGCGAGGCGGAAGGTTGGATTCGCGAAGGCAGGGTCAGCCTGAATGGACGCGTCGTCCGGGAGCTGGGGACGAGAGCCGACCCTTCCCGGGACACCATTCGGCTGGACGGCAGAAGGCTGGGACGCCCGGAGCGCCGGATCGCCTTGCTGCTCAACAAGCCGAGAGGCTTCCTTTCGACCTGCTCCGATCCGGAAAAGAGACCCACGGTGATGAGCCTGATCGCCGGAGTCAGGGAGCGCGTCTATCCCGTGGGAAGGCTCGATTTCGCCTCGGAAGGGCTCCTCATCCTGACCAACGATGGGGAGCTGGCCATGGCCGTCACCCATCCGCGCAATCAGTGCCGCAAGGTCTATCGCGTGAAGGTTCGCGGGATTCCGTCCGACGAGGCGCTGCACCGCATCGCCCGCGGCGTGGTCCTGGAAGGGCGGAAGACCCTGCCGGCGCACGTCTCCCGCGTGCGCTCGGAAAGCAACGCCTGGCTCGAGGTCACGCTCACCGAAGGACGAAAGAACCAAATCCGCAAGGTCTTCGAGAAGATGGGTTATCCGGTCCTGAAGCTCAAGCGGATCGCGATCGGCGGCATCGGCGACCGCGGTCTCGCCCCCGGAGCCTGGCGGAAGCTGACCGACGCCGAGATCCGCTCCCTCAAGGGAGCTTCCCGATGA